A region of Periplaneta americana isolate PAMFEO1 chromosome 16, P.americana_PAMFEO1_priV1, whole genome shotgun sequence DNA encodes the following proteins:
- the LOC138691827 gene encoding zinc finger protein 501-like, translating into MDGIKMEPGVDPLDLQPHDNTCEIRENTTLSEEGNLSHLQVAGIKTECVDRSYDLTSEIKVEDTPELVSSPIVKSELESTSVPLIFATVKCEVDEDSFYLDIVQQEEKVDISSKEDEVLLERNANIVKKSHSSELDSIARDQDELTQCSSYNVDSSLACALSNESNKCNICNEVFVTAQSLKRHYQTHTLKNSLKCDVYGKCFSRSGNLMRHSRLHTEKRPFKCDLCAKCFPETGKLKEHYRIHTGERPFKCDVCGKCFTGSGNLKNHSRTHTGERPFKCHLCGRSFSQLASLKSHSRIHSGEREFKCDLCGKCFIQLGSLKYHSRLHMTERPYKCDVCPMSFSQSKILKDHSRLHSAQRPFKCDVCGNYYSKSTHLKNHSVLHTGEKSFKCDYCGKCFTLKGYLIKHIRLHSGQR; encoded by the exons atggatgGGATCAAAATGGAACCTGGGGTTGACCCATTAGACTTACAACCACATGACAACACATGCGAAATAAGAGAGAATACGACTTTATCAGAG GAAGGGAATTTATCGCATCTGCAAGTGGCGGGCATCAAAACAGAATGTGTGGACCGCAGTTATGATCTCACATCTGAGATAAAAGTTGAAGACACTCCAGAGCTTGTTAGCTCTCCTATAGTGAAGTCTGAACTTGAAAGCACTTCAGTGCCTTTGATCTTTGCTACGGTAAAGTGTGAAGTTGAT GAAGATTCGTTCTATCTGGACATAGTTCAGCAGGAAGAGAAAGTCGATATATCTTCAAAGGAGGATGAAGTTTTGCTTGAGAG AAATGCCAATATCGTTAAAAAGAGTCACTCATCAGAATTAGACTCCATTGCTCGTGATCAAGACGAATTAACACAGTGTTCCAGCTACAACGTTGACAGTTCACTTGCTTGTGCCTTAAGCAATGAGTCTAATAAGTGTAACATCTGTAATGAGGTTTTTGTAACAGCTCAATCTCTGAAACGTCATTACCAGACTCATACATTGAAAAACTCACTAAAATGCGATGTCtatggaaagtgtttctcacgaTCGGGAAATCTAATGCGTCACTCCCGCCTACACACAGAGAAgaggccattcaaatgtgatCTCTGTGCAAAATGTTTCCCAGAAAcaggcaaattaaaagagcaCTACAGGATACACACAGGAGAGAGGCCATTCAAGTGCGATGTCTGTGGGAAGTGCTTCACAGGATCGGGAAATCTAAAAAATCACTCTCGGACACACACAGGAGAGAGACCGTTCAAATGCCATCTGTGTGGAAGATCTTTCTCACAATTGGCAAGTCTAAAATCTCACTCCCGCATCCATTCAGGGGAGAGGGAGTTCAAATGTGAtctgtgtggaaagtgtttcataCAGTTGGGTTCTTTAAAGTATCACTCACGCTTACACATGACAGAAAGGCCATATAAATGTGATGTCTGTCCAATGTCTTTCTCACAATCGAAAATACTAAAAGATCATTCCCGTTTACATTCAGCCCAGAGACCatttaaatgtgatgtttgtggaaattattattCCAAATCTACACATCTGAAAAACCATTCAGTCCTACATACAGGCGAAAAGTCTTTCAAGTGTGATTACTGTGGAAAATGTTTCACACTTAAGGGATACCTAATAAAACATATACGTCTTCATTCGGGACAAAGATAA